Proteins encoded by one window of Deinococcus apachensis DSM 19763:
- the rlmB gene encoding 23S rRNA (guanosine(2251)-2'-O)-methyltransferase RlmB, translating to MLLYGRNPVLEALRDGRVTEVLVARGVEEAFVRDLQGFDVRVRFAPRIELDQIAGTTQHQGVIAEVEDLEWATVDDILDRAEARGEELLIVLLDGITDPRNFGAIIRSAEVLGAHGVVVEERRSAPLSPVVAKTAAGATSYLPVAQTKNLPRLMEQLKADGVWVYGAAGEAAQDVGRTDFSGKVALVIGAEGEGLRRLVREKCDALVRIPTRGQVQSLNASVAAGILLYEAARTRGAK from the coding sequence ATGTTGCTGTACGGACGGAATCCGGTGCTCGAAGCCCTGCGCGACGGGCGCGTGACCGAGGTGCTTGTCGCGCGGGGCGTCGAGGAGGCGTTCGTGCGCGACCTCCAGGGCTTCGACGTGCGGGTGCGGTTCGCGCCCCGCATCGAACTCGACCAGATCGCGGGGACGACCCAGCATCAGGGCGTGATCGCGGAGGTCGAGGACCTGGAATGGGCGACGGTGGACGACATCCTCGACCGGGCCGAGGCGCGGGGCGAGGAGTTGCTGATCGTGCTCCTCGACGGCATCACCGACCCGCGTAACTTCGGGGCGATCATCCGCTCGGCGGAGGTGTTGGGGGCACACGGCGTCGTGGTGGAGGAACGGCGCAGCGCCCCCCTCTCCCCGGTCGTCGCCAAGACGGCGGCGGGGGCGACGAGTTACCTCCCGGTCGCGCAGACGAAGAACCTCCCGCGCCTGATGGAGCAGCTCAAGGCCGACGGCGTGTGGGTCTACGGGGCGGCGGGCGAGGCGGCACAGGACGTGGGCCGCACCGATTTCAGCGGCAAGGTCGCCCTGGTGATCGGCGCGGAGGGCGAGGGCCTCCGGCGCCTGGTGCGCGAGAAGTGCGACGCGCTGGTGCGAATTCCCACGCGGGGGCAGGTGCAGTCCCTGAATGCCTCCGTCGCGGCGGGCATCCTGTTGTACGAGGCGGCGCGGACGAGGGGGGCGAAATGA
- a CDS encoding aldose 1-epimerase, with protein sequence MTLRVETISSERLTLEVLPELGASVLNLRAASGRPVLRPVDLSNVETSSQCACFTLLPFSNRIRDARFTFGGREVQLRPTTKDGLTQHGDVRNRPWQVTRLSDRHLRADFDSRDFPDLNWPWAFTARVEYLLHGPHLDLSVTLTNVDHSEMPAGMGLHPYFQRREDGVDPRLSFDAALIYDTDERQLPTGEARPVRPDEDYRASRQIGGEPFDRVYTAWDGTARLDWGTRALVLTADTVFSHLVVFTAPDGSLALEPVSHATDAFNLAARGVGGMDMRTLSPGQSLAGATRISLEGEW encoded by the coding sequence ATGACCCTGCGGGTCGAGACCATCTCCAGCGAGCGCTTGACACTGGAGGTATTGCCCGAACTCGGCGCGAGTGTGTTGAACTTGCGGGCGGCCTCGGGCCGTCCAGTGCTGCGCCCCGTGGACCTGTCCAATGTGGAGACGAGCAGTCAGTGCGCGTGCTTCACCCTGCTGCCCTTCTCCAACCGCATCCGCGACGCGCGCTTCACCTTCGGGGGGCGGGAAGTTCAGCTCCGCCCGACGACGAAGGACGGACTGACCCAACACGGTGACGTGCGGAATCGCCCCTGGCAGGTCACGCGCCTCTCCGACCGGCACCTGCGCGCCGACTTCGACAGCCGGGACTTTCCCGACCTGAACTGGCCCTGGGCCTTCACCGCCCGGGTCGAGTACCTGCTGCACGGCCCGCACCTCGACCTCAGCGTGACCCTGACGAATGTGGACCACTCGGAGATGCCCGCCGGGATGGGCCTCCACCCGTACTTCCAGCGGCGGGAGGACGGCGTGGACCCCCGGCTGAGTTTCGACGCAGCGCTGATTTACGACACCGACGAGCGGCAGCTTCCAACGGGTGAGGCGCGCCCCGTCCGCCCGGACGAGGACTACCGGGCATCCCGCCAGATCGGCGGCGAGCCCTTCGACCGGGTCTACACGGCCTGGGACGGCACCGCCCGCCTCGACTGGGGCACGCGCGCCCTCGTCTTGACGGCCGACACCGTGTTCTCGCACCTGGTGGTGTTCACGGCGCCGGACGGCAGCCTCGCCCTGGAACCCGTCAGCCATGCGACAGACGCCTTCAACCTGGCGGCGCGGGGCGTGGGCGGGATGGACATGCGGACGTTGAGCCCGGGGCAGAGCCTGGCGGGAGCCACGCGTATCTCACTGGAAGGCGAGTGGTAG
- a CDS encoding S1C family serine protease codes for MRPRLSPWLPVLLLLALAAYLLPERLTLPGVTGPSAPEATQSLPNQLSEDTRALFERSRPAVVRLEALNARTQEAGLGTGFFISETGQVLTAYHVVGSGQLFQVQTLSGRRLPARLTAYDAGADVALLQVEGRGPFPALNLATRPPRVGETVLAIGNSGGDFLQPRRGQLLRLNVEAGRADFPQGTLEMSAPLAPGDSGGPIIDGNGQAIGVVSYIRVDDSNQTRASYAVPVTEGNRLIAALRAGEKRDVPVVGLIFDVNHSGYTDPPGGLVLRIARGSPAARAGLRGATLDENGNLSGLGDTIISVNGERTRDANEVITAIRKASVGDTITLGYVRGDQEHEARITLVGERSVPGLKE; via the coding sequence GTGCGTCCGCGCCTCTCCCCCTGGCTTCCCGTGCTGCTGCTGCTCGCGCTCGCGGCCTACCTCCTGCCGGAGCGCCTGACGCTGCCGGGCGTGACGGGCCCGTCCGCACCCGAAGCCACCCAGTCCCTGCCCAACCAGCTTTCCGAGGACACGCGGGCGCTGTTCGAGCGGTCCCGCCCGGCGGTCGTGCGGCTGGAGGCGCTGAACGCCCGCACCCAGGAGGCGGGCCTGGGCACCGGCTTTTTCATCTCCGAGACGGGGCAGGTCCTCACCGCGTACCACGTGGTTGGCAGTGGGCAGCTCTTTCAGGTGCAGACGCTCTCGGGCCGCCGCCTCCCCGCCCGGCTGACCGCCTACGACGCGGGGGCGGACGTGGCGCTCCTCCAGGTGGAGGGCCGGGGTCCCTTTCCCGCGCTCAACCTCGCCACCCGGCCGCCCCGGGTGGGGGAGACGGTCCTCGCTATCGGGAACAGCGGCGGAGACTTCCTGCAACCCCGGCGCGGGCAACTGCTGCGCCTGAACGTGGAGGCGGGGCGCGCGGACTTCCCGCAGGGCACTCTGGAAATGTCGGCCCCCCTGGCGCCCGGCGACAGCGGCGGCCCGATCATCGACGGCAACGGGCAGGCCATCGGGGTGGTGAGCTACATCCGGGTAGACGACAGCAACCAGACCCGCGCAAGCTACGCTGTGCCCGTCACCGAGGGCAACCGCCTGATCGCCGCGCTGCGGGCGGGCGAGAAGCGGGACGTGCCGGTGGTGGGCCTGATCTTTGATGTGAACCACAGTGGCTACACCGATCCGCCGGGGGGCCTCGTCCTCCGCATCGCGCGCGGCAGTCCCGCCGCCCGGGCAGGACTGCGCGGCGCGACCTTAGACGAGAACGGCAACCTCAGCGGGCTGGGGGACACCATCATCAGCGTGAACGGCGAGCGGACCCGTGACGCGAATGAGGTCATCACCGCCATCCGCAAGGCGAGCGTGGGCGACACGATCACCCTGGGCTACGTCCGGGGCGACCAGGAACATGAAGCCCGCATCACCCTGGTCGGGGAACGCAGTGTGCCGGGCCTGAAGGAGTAA
- a CDS encoding EVE domain-containing protein, whose translation MPPSPPQFWLLKSEPDVFGFADLVRVGREAWNGVRNYQARNFLRQMRVSDLCLFYHSSTRLTGVAGVARVVREPYPDDLQFDPESAYFDPNSTLENPRWSMVDVVPVLAFPAVLPLETLRTLPAWQDSPLTRKGNRLSVLPVTLGQFRAVLEAAGVDLREVER comes from the coding sequence ATGCCCCCCTCACCGCCGCAGTTCTGGCTGCTCAAGTCCGAGCCGGACGTGTTCGGGTTCGCCGACCTCGTGCGGGTGGGCCGGGAGGCATGGAACGGCGTGCGGAATTACCAGGCGCGCAATTTTCTGCGCCAGATGCGGGTGAGCGACCTCTGCCTCTTCTACCACTCCAGCACCCGGCTGACCGGCGTGGCGGGCGTGGCGCGGGTGGTGCGGGAGCCGTACCCGGACGACCTGCAATTCGACCCGGAGAGCGCCTACTTCGACCCCAACAGCACGCTGGAGAACCCACGCTGGAGCATGGTGGACGTGGTTCCCGTCCTGGCCTTCCCGGCCGTGCTGCCCCTGGAAACGCTCCGAACGCTTCCCGCGTGGCAGGACTCGCCCCTGACGCGCAAGGGCAACCGCCTGAGTGTCCTGCCCGTGACGCTGGGGCAGTTCCGCGCCGTGCTGGAAGCCGCTGGAGTGGACCTCCGGGAGGTGGAGCGGTGA
- the thyX gene encoding FAD-dependent thymidylate synthase produces the protein MTVTSAHPLTLYPLGDGLGSVSLVQHVGDDKMITNAARVSFGGDSNAPLSQKDEKLISYLLRHQHGSPFEHNLITFKIVCPIFVDRQVVRHRVGVSKNEISGRYVEMQERNFTPPSFRKQSPSNRQASVEDDGTLDQVQATQIWEEAWRNAFNAYQELLRLGVTREQARGVLPLSLYTESYYTFNVRSLLHFLELRDHEGAQYETRLYARAMAQLAEPLFPVTFREWRALHTGD, from the coding sequence ATGACTGTGACCTCCGCCCATCCCCTGACCCTCTACCCCCTGGGCGACGGCCTGGGCAGCGTCAGCCTCGTGCAGCATGTGGGCGACGACAAGATGATTACGAATGCGGCAAGAGTTTCCTTTGGTGGTGATTCAAACGCGCCACTCAGCCAAAAGGACGAAAAGTTGATCAGTTATCTGCTGCGGCATCAACACGGCAGTCCATTTGAACATAATCTAATTACTTTCAAAATTGTCTGCCCTATTTTTGTAGATCGACAGGTGGTGCGCCACAGGGTCGGCGTCTCAAAGAATGAGATTTCCGGAAGATATGTGGAGATGCAGGAACGCAACTTCACCCCGCCCTCCTTCCGAAAGCAGTCACCCAGCAATCGGCAGGCGAGCGTGGAGGATGACGGAACGCTCGATCAAGTGCAGGCGACTCAGATTTGGGAAGAAGCCTGGCGAAACGCCTTTAACGCGTATCAAGAACTCCTACGGCTGGGTGTCACGCGCGAGCAGGCACGGGGTGTATTGCCGCTGAGCTTATACACCGAATCGTATTACACCTTTAACGTACGCTCGTTGCTGCACTTCCTGGAATTGCGCGACCACGAGGGGGCGCAGTACGAGACACGCCTTTACGCCCGTGCAATGGCGCAACTCGCCGAGCCGCTTTTTCCGGTCACGTTCCGGGAGTGGCGGGCCCTGCACACGGGGGACTGA
- a CDS encoding ABC transporter ATP-binding protein: MTAGTALEARHLVEDFWGFRATNDVNLQIQEGEVHAFIGPNGAGKTTLFNLLSAFLRPSGGEGRLYEEHIDTLPPYAIVRRQLSRSFQISSMFPSLTVRDNVLVALESPTRFPGQFWTPLARLEALGPRADQSLADVGLAGAPSRLAAHLSHGEKRQLEIGLSLSQDPRVLLLNEPTSGMGSEGIARVIALVRQVARGHTVVLVEHNMSVVAELADRITVLQGLAFPPGDAPLRSA, encoded by the coding sequence ATGACGGCGGGCACAGCCCTGGAGGCGCGGCACCTCGTCGAGGATTTCTGGGGCTTTCGCGCCACGAACGACGTGAATCTCCAGATCCAGGAGGGCGAGGTTCACGCGTTCATCGGCCCGAACGGGGCGGGCAAGACTACACTGTTCAACCTGCTCTCGGCCTTCCTGCGACCTAGCGGCGGCGAGGGCAGGCTGTACGAGGAGCACATCGACACGCTGCCGCCGTATGCCATCGTGCGGCGGCAGCTTTCGCGCTCTTTCCAGATCAGCAGCATGTTTCCCAGCCTGACGGTGCGGGACAACGTGCTGGTGGCCCTGGAGTCCCCGACCCGCTTTCCAGGCCAGTTCTGGACTCCGCTCGCCCGGCTGGAGGCGCTGGGGCCGCGCGCCGATCAGAGTCTGGCGGATGTGGGCCTGGCCGGGGCGCCTTCACGGCTCGCCGCCCACCTCAGCCACGGCGAGAAGCGGCAGCTCGAAATCGGCCTCTCGCTCTCGCAGGACCCGCGTGTGCTGCTCCTCAACGAGCCGACGAGCGGCATGGGTTCGGAGGGCATTGCACGGGTGATCGCCCTCGTGCGGCAGGTGGCGCGGGGGCACACTGTCGTCCTCGTCGAGCACAACATGAGCGTGGTGGCCGAACTCGCCGACCGCATCACGGTCCTTCAGGGTCTCGCCTTCCCACCTGGGGATGCTCCGCTTCGCTCAGCATGA
- the nrdR gene encoding transcriptional regulator NrdR — protein MKCPYCSAPDSRVVNSRPSDDGASIRRRRECLGCARRFTTYERAQLEPLMVLKRGGQREAFNPDKLLRGLTLATEKRPVNPERLRAFAYGFEDEVGVPELRSEEIGRRAMTFLRPLDDVAYIRFASVYRDFDSLERFIEEIQGLKDREGAE, from the coding sequence GTGAAGTGCCCCTACTGCTCCGCCCCCGACTCGCGGGTGGTCAATTCGCGCCCCAGTGACGACGGGGCCAGCATCCGGCGCCGCCGTGAGTGCCTGGGCTGCGCCCGGCGCTTCACCACCTACGAGCGCGCCCAGCTTGAGCCGCTGATGGTCCTCAAGCGTGGCGGCCAGCGCGAGGCCTTCAACCCCGACAAGCTGCTGCGCGGCCTGACCCTGGCGACCGAGAAGCGGCCCGTTAACCCCGAACGCCTGCGCGCCTTCGCCTACGGCTTCGAGGACGAGGTGGGCGTGCCTGAGTTGCGGAGCGAGGAGATCGGCCGCCGCGCCATGACCTTCCTGCGCCCGCTCGACGACGTGGCCTACATCCGCTTTGCCAGTGTCTACCGCGATTTCGACAGCCTGGAGAGATTTATCGAGGAGATTCAGGGGCTAAAGGACCGGGAGGGGGCGGAGTAG
- a CDS encoding SDR family NAD(P)-dependent oxidoreductase, with the protein MTSASPPSSPDSAVLAGQVIAVTGADQGYGRAISAALARAGASVVLIGGNSETLAAAASGLELAGGTAIPIKADVGVPLDWLSAQNRILEIFGALHGIVHLADKRAHTNFTMLSENEWMELFNCNVKSSVAIAQIVRRRLPGTWLTLVGPHLDEAGLQAHPQRGALRGLVEHAHDEDLRVNLVLPSRASSGDEALDRPLAEAVLALATPALRHLRGTVLEVPLPPVPRVRAPEAALR; encoded by the coding sequence ATGACTTCCGCCTCACCCCCTTCCTCTCCCGATTCAGCCGTGCTGGCCGGGCAGGTTATCGCGGTGACGGGCGCGGACCAGGGGTATGGCCGGGCCATCAGCGCCGCGCTGGCCAGGGCGGGCGCGAGCGTAGTTCTGATCGGGGGCAACAGCGAGACGCTGGCCGCCGCCGCGAGCGGTCTGGAACTCGCGGGCGGCACGGCGATTCCCATCAAGGCGGACGTGGGCGTGCCGCTCGACTGGCTCAGCGCTCAGAACCGTATCCTGGAAATCTTCGGTGCCCTGCATGGCATCGTCCACCTGGCCGACAAGCGCGCCCACACCAACTTCACCATGCTCTCCGAGAACGAGTGGATGGAGCTGTTCAACTGCAACGTGAAGAGCAGCGTCGCCATCGCACAGATCGTTCGCCGCCGCCTGCCCGGCACCTGGCTCACCCTCGTCGGCCCTCACCTGGACGAGGCCGGGCTCCAGGCGCATCCCCAGCGCGGAGCACTGCGCGGGCTGGTGGAGCACGCCCACGACGAGGACCTGCGGGTGAATCTCGTGCTGCCCTCGCGGGCGAGCAGCGGGGACGAGGCCCTCGACCGCCCGCTCGCCGAGGCGGTCCTCGCGCTCGCCACGCCCGCCCTGCGCCACCTGCGCGGCACGGTGCTGGAGGTGCCCCTGCCCCCCGTGCCCAGGGTCCGCGCCCCGGAGGCGGCCCTGCGGTGA
- a CDS encoding NUDIX domain-containing protein, with protein MAEDVKVKPTADGANAQRRRRRRRSGRAPEQTRLPGPGQVSNATSVPVPAAPSKRGQKKGRPLADPRIGVGCIVLRGEEILLVRERGRWSLPKGGLESGELVQEGARRETYEETGLVVELRDLAFIVEFQAQTWGHHLQFFYTGREVGGTLAPRDPDRDVQEAKFVPIRQLREFIRFRPRLVALETWLRERRPRHFVFNLDKEPAMLRKRRRVGVGAVQPELMDEPTDEADL; from the coding sequence ATGGCGGAGGACGTGAAGGTGAAGCCCACGGCAGACGGGGCGAACGCGCAACGGCGGCGCAGGCGGCGCCGGAGTGGCCGTGCCCCCGAGCAGACGCGGCTGCCCGGACCGGGCCAGGTGTCGAACGCAACGAGCGTGCCGGTGCCCGCTGCCCCCAGCAAGCGCGGACAGAAAAAGGGGCGCCCCTTGGCCGATCCGCGCATCGGCGTGGGCTGTATCGTGCTGCGCGGTGAGGAAATCCTGCTGGTGCGCGAGCGGGGCCGCTGGTCGCTGCCCAAGGGCGGGCTGGAATCCGGCGAACTCGTGCAGGAGGGCGCCCGCCGCGAGACCTACGAGGAAACCGGGCTGGTCGTGGAGCTGCGCGACCTCGCCTTCATCGTCGAGTTCCAGGCGCAGACCTGGGGGCACCACCTCCAGTTCTTCTACACCGGGCGCGAGGTGGGCGGGACGTTGGCTCCGCGTGACCCGGACCGGGACGTGCAGGAGGCCAAATTCGTCCCCATCCGCCAACTGCGCGAGTTCATCCGCTTTCGCCCCCGGCTGGTGGCCCTCGAAACCTGGCTGCGCGAGCGGCGGCCCCGCCACTTCGTCTTTAATCTGGATAAGGAACCCGCCATGCTCCGGAAACGCCGCCGGGTGGGCGTGGGGGCCGTGCAGCCGGAGCTGATGGACGAGCCGACGGACGAGGCGGATTTGTAG